From the Chloroflexus aurantiacus J-10-fl genome, one window contains:
- the lspA gene encoding signal peptidase II, producing MMILRSRWMLLVLVAIPVFVIDQLSKVWLSDVLLRYNRPIPLLFDWVQLAYHENTGVAFGLFPDQGGVLSVGAGLVLLLLALTYQYILPADSRWITVAVGMIFGGGLSNLVDRIRQGYVVDFIQFGWWPVFNLADSAITIGVAALAFHIIFIGEEPAPTEPEPIDDELLSELLSRDPSPPAATDARTSSSESLS from the coding sequence ATGATGATACTACGCTCGCGCTGGATGCTGCTGGTATTGGTGGCGATACCGGTTTTTGTGATCGATCAGTTGAGTAAGGTCTGGCTCAGTGATGTGCTCTTGCGCTACAACCGACCCATTCCCTTGCTGTTTGATTGGGTGCAACTGGCGTATCACGAAAATACCGGTGTCGCTTTTGGCCTGTTTCCCGATCAGGGAGGGGTTCTTTCGGTCGGGGCCGGTCTGGTGCTCTTGTTGCTTGCGCTCACATACCAGTATATCCTTCCAGCCGACTCGCGTTGGATAACGGTAGCGGTTGGGATGATCTTTGGCGGTGGTTTGTCCAATCTGGTAGATCGGATTCGCCAGGGCTACGTGGTCGATTTTATTCAATTTGGCTGGTGGCCGGTCTTTAACCTTGCCGACAGCGCAATTACCATCGGGGTCGCCGCATTGGCTTTTCATATTATCTTTATCGGTGAAGAGCCGGCGCCAACCGAACCAGAACCGATTGACGATGAACTCCTCAGTGAGTTGTTGAGTCGCGATCCCTCGCCCCCCGCAGCAACCGATGCGCGTACTTCCAGTTCGGAGTCGCTATCATGA